AAGGCTGTGTGGAATGGGACCGGCCGGCTTCCAGCCACGGCGCGAACAGGCGCGTGGCCAGCGGCATAAAGATGTACACCACCGACAGCACAATGGTCAGGGTGATCAGAAACGTGGCGACCACGTAGTTGGACAGGAAGGCATTGAGCTGCAGCAGCGGCCCCCAGAGCAGCGGCACCAGCAAGGTGTGCGGAAGAATCACCAGCAACGTCACCACAGCCTGCTTCCAGCGCGGCGGTGGCGAACCGGCCTCAGCCAGCGGTGAGAACCAGAACTCATTGACCGGGTTGACCTCGGTCTGGTCACCGTCGGCCAGCATCGGCGCAGCTTCATCGACCAACGCCTGACGTTGCGGCGAATCGAGCCAGCGCTGCATGGCCTCGGTCGAGCAAAAACGCAGCACGCAGGTGAACATATCCAGGCCACCGTTCTTGCCGCGAATCACATCCACGCCCAAGTGTCCTTCGCTCTGCCCGGCCACATTGACGATGTTACGCAGCCAAGCCTCGTAAGGGACTTCAAAACCGGCCTTGACCCGGTGCTTGACGATCAGGGTCACGACTTCTTCGAATCGATTGGAATCAGGCATAACGGAAGGCTCCGGTGAATCGGACATTGAGCGCCAGTCGGCCAGGCCCGGCGATGAAGAGGCTGGTGAAGAGGATCAACAGCAACCAGCCGAACTGCCCTTCGGCCACACTCCATTGCGGATGCACGACCAGCAGCGCCACCAGCAGCACAAACAGAATAGGCAAGCACGCCAGCCGCGCCAGCACACCGGCGATGATCAGCAGCGGGCACAGCACTTCGGCGAAAATTGCCAGACTCAACGTAAGGCTGGTGCCTAGGTGGAACGGGTCCTCGATGCGTTGCAGTTCGGCGCTGTAATCGAGCAGTTTCGGCAAGCCGTGGACCCACAACAAAAACAGCCCGCCGCTGACCCGCAGAAACAGCAGCCCGAAATCTTGAGCCTGTTCATTCCATTGCGAAGCGTTCATGGCCCTACCCGTGATCGATCATTGGCCTTAATAGTGCCGCTGCGGGGTAGGAAAAAATTGAATGTACGTGCTCTCTTTGCGAGAGCTCCCGGATCATCTGAACGAGCTGACTCGCAATAACGCCGGGTCAGCCAACGTCATTACTGACGATGGCCTTATGCATTACCGACACGCTTTCTTTCAGGCGCCAGCCAGGATCGTATATTCGCGCGGCCGGAAGACCACCGCTGTTTCGCTATTGGCGACCCGGTCCAGGTTCACGCTGAAGTGGATGGACAGTTTGGTGTCATGCCCAAGACCTTTCAGGTAATCGTAAATAACATTTTGGCTGTAGGTGCCGCCTAAAGCCCACGAGCGAGGGACCGCATTGCCAGCTGCCGTCCAGATCGTAAGATTATGAGGATCGCCCTTTGCATCGGTGCCTATCAGAGCCAGCGATATTCGTTGTCCCGAAGCAATATGCGGCCACCCGCCAAACAGCAACGTCGCGCCAGCCGTGACAGTTTTAAGATCCAGCACAGCGGTACCGTTCGCCTGGGTAATCACCGGGGCGACAAACTCGGCGTCTGGAATAGTCCCCACCTTCAGAAACAACGGTAGTGACGTCACTGGAGGCAATAGCCCACGCTCGTAGGTGAAGGTGACTGATACCGTTTTATCC
The Pseudomonas lini DNA segment above includes these coding regions:
- a CDS encoding DoxX family protein, which produces MNASQWNEQAQDFGLLFLRVSGGLFLLWVHGLPKLLDYSAELQRIEDPFHLGTSLTLSLAIFAEVLCPLLIIAGVLARLACLPILFVLLVALLVVHPQWSVAEGQFGWLLLILFTSLFIAGPGRLALNVRFTGAFRYA
- a CDS encoding antibiotic biosynthesis monooxygenase, which encodes MPDSNRFEEVVTLIVKHRVKAGFEVPYEAWLRNIVNVAGQSEGHLGVDVIRGKNGGLDMFTCVLRFCSTEAMQRWLDSPQRQALVDEAAPMLADGDQTEVNPVNEFWFSPLAEAGSPPPRWKQAVVTLLVILPHTLLVPLLWGPLLQLNAFLSNYVVATFLITLTIVLSVVYIFMPLATRLFAPWLEAGRSHSTQP